The Nostoc sp. PCC 7524 nucleotide sequence CTCAGTTTCCTAGTGTGGGCGAAATTGACAGCAGTACCCAACTACAACCGGAATCGCCACAAAAATCGATTGTAGAAAAAACGATTGCTGATAGTAACACCCAAAAAGATAAGAGTTTATTAGTTACTAGAACTCCAGCATCATCTGCCAGTACACCAGAAACTTTCACTCCAGAATTTTCTCCCCTCGCAGCTACTAGCAATGCTACTAATTTGGGACAGCCTTTGGAAATTGGCTATCCCATTCAGAAAACTTCAGCTAATATTCAGGAATTATCACCACCCCCACAGCCAGATGTTACCGCCAATCTGACCAAGGAAGAACAAAAAGATCAGATTACAGTAGAAAAGTCTGGGGATAGCATTAATCTCTCAGTATCTAATGCTGATAACGCACCCAGTAACCAAGCAATTCAAAATGTAATTAAATTTAAATCTCGCACAGACAGCCAACAGTCGGTGCCATCAACACTCAAATTCATTCCCAGCAACCCCCAAGCCCAAACTCCACCATCTGGCACACCCGCCACTAACCCTCCACCTGTGAGAGACAGAATTGTGGAGGTGACATCAGATAGGCAAGAATACGACCAACAACGGCGGATAGTTACAGCTGAAGGTAATGTAGTCGTGCGATTTGATGGCGCGGTAGTTGATGCCGATCGCGTGCAAGTGAATTTAGACAATTTAATTGCCGTTGGGGAAGGTGATGTTGCCTTAACACGGGGTGATCAGGTATTACGGGGACAACGCTTTACCTATAATTTTCTCCAAGACAGTGGAGATTTGGAAAATGGCAGTGGGGAAATTTACATACCCTCAACCTCAAGAGATTTTGCCTTCTTACCTACTGATGTAACAGCCGGGGGAGTGCCGCAACAACCACCCAGCGATCGCATCAGACAGAATCAACCAACTACAGGTGTCAGCAGTCCCGGTGGGATTGACTTTACAATTGGTGGTACAGCAGACGCAAGGAATTTACCACCACCAAAGGCTGGGGGTGAAGTCAAACGCCTGAGATTTGAAGCCAGACAAATTGAATTCTATCCCCGTGGTTGGCAAGCTAGAAATGTCCGCATTACCAATGATCCATTTTCTCCCCCAGAATTAGAGTTACGAGCTGATCAAGTCACCTTAACGCGGGAAGCACCCTTAATCGACCGTATTACCACCCAGCGTCAGCGCCTAGTATTAGACCAAAACGTAGTCATACCCATCCCCGTCAATCAGCAGACAATTGACCGTCGAGAACGAGAAACCAGCCCGTTTATCGTCTCCCCTGGCTACGATGGAGATAAGCGGGGGGGTTTATTCGTTGAGCGTGGCTTTACAGTCATTAATACAGAACAGACACGCTTGGGGATTACACCGCAGTTTTTTGTGCAGAGAGCCATCCAAGGCAGTGATAATTTAGCATCACTGTTTGGTGTCAAAGCTAGGTTGAATGCTGTGTTGAGTCCCACAGCTACACTTCAAGGTTCTGGAGAGTTAACTAGCTTTGACTTCGACACCATAGATGAAAATTTAAAAGCCAGTTTGCGGTTACGCCAAACTTTAGGGAATGTTAATCCCCACGTTGTGAATTGGGAATATAGCTACCGCGATCGCCTTTATAACGGTACACTTGGTTTCCAAACCGTTCAAAGTAGTTTGGGTGGTGTGATCACATCGCCAGTGATTGCTTTAGGCCAAAGCGGTGTTAACCTCAGCTATCAAGCAGGCGCACAGTATATTAACGCCAACACCGATCGCCAAGACTTATTAGATGTTAACCGGGATAACGATCGCATCTCCCTAGGTCGTTTACAAGGTAGTGTGGCTCTCAGTAAAGGATTCTTACTGTGGCAAGGAAAACCCCTAGCACCCACCGCCACAGAGGGATTAAGATACACTCCCACACCTGTAGTTCCTTACTTACAGGCGGTTGCTGGTGTGACTGGTACTACTAGCTATTACACAAATGGCGATAATCAAAATACTCTAACTGGCTCAATTGGTTTGTTAGGGCAGTTAGGCAACTTTTCTCGCCCATTTTTAGACTATACCGCTTTTAATGTCACTTATTCCCAAGGCTTAAACAGTGGTCTCTCACCCTTTTTATTTGACCGCTCCGTGGATAATAAAGTCCTCAGTGCGGGAATTTCTCAACAGATTTATGGCCCTTTGCGTTTAGGCTTTCAAACATCAATTAACTTAGATACAGGTCGAGAAAGTAGTACGGACTACATCGTAGAATACAGTCGTCGCACCTACGGCATTACCTTGCGCTACAACCCCGTACTAGAATTGGGTGGGTTAAGTATCCGCATTAGTGACTTTAATTGGACTGGTGGTACAGATCCCTTTTCTGGTGATGACGTGACTCCAGTTGTCAGAGGCGTGCGTCAGGGGAATTGAGGATTGGGGAGCAGGGGAGCAGGGGAGCGGAGGAGAATTACTATTGCCTATTGCCCATTGCCTATTGCCTATTGCCTATTACCTATTACCTAATAACTAACTCCAGTTGCTTGACGGCGTAGACCTTAAACCTATAAAAATTAACCAACAGCGTTATTTAACACAGGAAAAAACTGGCAGTGGTTAACCCGGAAGTACCATCTTGGCGAACAACAGTACAAAGTCAGATTGTATCTGTGACGGTGTATAGCGATAAAGCCCTGGTGACACGACAGGGTAAAGTGTCCCTCACAGGCTCGGAACGGGAATTATTGATTTCTTCATTGCCAGCAACTATAGAGCCTGAGTCTGTCAGGGTAAGTGGTAAAGGTACGGTAGAGGTACATCTGTTGGCAGTGAGTTGCGATCGCATCTACACTACTGAACCTGTAGCCGAACGAGTCGCCCAATTAACTAGACAAATTCAGCAGCTAGAAACAGAAAAACGCCATCTCCAAGCTCAGGTAGATGCTTTAACTTTACAATCTCAGTTTATTGCAGGCTTACGGGAAAAAACAGAAGAACCTTTTGCCCAAAGCTTATCACGGAAAAATCTTAGCCCCAGTGAAACCCTAGATTTTCTCAATTTTTTAGGTAGCCAGTATAGCGAGTATGCGATCGCCTCTGGTGAGTGTAAAAGCCAGCAGCAAGAATTAGATAAGCAAATTCAAGCACTGCGTAACTCATTACAGATGATCCAAGCACCC carries:
- a CDS encoding DUF3769 domain-containing protein encodes the protein MLHPVLPPAPPSLVEPIQPANSSLSASNTQFPSVGEIDSSTQLQPESPQKSIVEKTIADSNTQKDKSLLVTRTPASSASTPETFTPEFSPLAATSNATNLGQPLEIGYPIQKTSANIQELSPPPQPDVTANLTKEEQKDQITVEKSGDSINLSVSNADNAPSNQAIQNVIKFKSRTDSQQSVPSTLKFIPSNPQAQTPPSGTPATNPPPVRDRIVEVTSDRQEYDQQRRIVTAEGNVVVRFDGAVVDADRVQVNLDNLIAVGEGDVALTRGDQVLRGQRFTYNFLQDSGDLENGSGEIYIPSTSRDFAFLPTDVTAGGVPQQPPSDRIRQNQPTTGVSSPGGIDFTIGGTADARNLPPPKAGGEVKRLRFEARQIEFYPRGWQARNVRITNDPFSPPELELRADQVTLTREAPLIDRITTQRQRLVLDQNVVIPIPVNQQTIDRRERETSPFIVSPGYDGDKRGGLFVERGFTVINTEQTRLGITPQFFVQRAIQGSDNLASLFGVKARLNAVLSPTATLQGSGELTSFDFDTIDENLKASLRLRQTLGNVNPHVVNWEYSYRDRLYNGTLGFQTVQSSLGGVITSPVIALGQSGVNLSYQAGAQYINANTDRQDLLDVNRDNDRISLGRLQGSVALSKGFLLWQGKPLAPTATEGLRYTPTPVVPYLQAVAGVTGTTSYYTNGDNQNTLTGSIGLLGQLGNFSRPFLDYTAFNVTYSQGLNSGLSPFLFDRSVDNKVLSAGISQQIYGPLRLGFQTSINLDTGRESSTDYIVEYSRRTYGITLRYNPVLELGGLSIRISDFNWTGGTDPFSGDDVTPVVRGVRQGN